Within Malus domestica chromosome 04, GDT2T_hap1, the genomic segment CCAAACTTGATTTACTGCATCTGGCAGATGATGCCAAAGGATAAGGAAGACGGCAAAAGGGCATGGGCCCCACACGATTATGGGCCAAATCTAGTGGTTGCCCCTCTAGTGCCGGTTACCAGGGGATTTGACCCTCGAGCAGAGGGACGGGCCAACACCCGAAGAGACTCACATGCACGTACTGGGACGCTGCGCCTGTCTCTCGTGAAAAAGTTAGCGGTCATCTCATTACCAGCATGTTtgaaaatacatttaaaatgatggaacattttttgtaaaaatgtttCGAAACTAATCATTGGTAAAGATACAAATGAATCAtggaaaaatatttgaattgtTTCTAACTTTCTAGTGAGAAGTACATAACTAGTGTTTTTGTACCGGAAACACTTCGAGTgcttttaaaactaaaaatattttctctaaaaatactttcaataattttaaaaacatttttaaacaAGCCTTGTATCATTAGGTCTATGTGCTACGCATAATTATTGGAATATACACAGGAGAGTAACAATTAGATAAGAAAGTTAGATTTACTATTCACAAAAGAAAAACGTGATCTTATTTAAACATTTTTATTATGTTATTGGCCTAAGACGCTATTAAAAGAAGACTTTACTCTCTCCAAGATGCTTAAAAGTCATTTGATGCACAATGTAGAGTTACTGTAAAATATAACATTCGACGAGCATATCACATGGTTGCAAGTCTGCAACACACTAACTAGGATCTTGTATTCGGCAAATCTACATACTCTATCTGTGGTCTCACGTTTGTAAGAGAAAGATCTTATACAACATACATACGCAAAAATTTtcccaaactttttttttatcaattattTTTCCAAACTTGAAAAggacttatatatatatatatatatatctctctctatctcaagATGCTATTGTGACGTCTCAAGTCCAGTATTTATGGTTGGGGGTATGTACTTCTCTTTTCACGATTCGAAGCAACATGACACATTATGCTGACCCTCGAGTAGATGGACCGAGCAACACACAAGGAGCAAACTTACACACACTTGTCAGGGCGCCACATTGGATTAATTATATATCATGTGAGAAATATGAAACACATTTTAATATGTTATTAGCATGAAATGTTATCGTGTTTGCAACAAGTTATTTTCAATGCACAACTTAAAGTCGGTATTTGATGTGATCCTTAGTGGTCGCACATTTGTTAGAGCAGGTACCATGTGATCGAACATACCTAAGAATTTGTCCAAACTATGCGAAATGTCTTGCCTACAGCTCTCAAGACGCTAACGTGACAACGCAAATCAATAATACATGTTACGTGTTTCAGATGAACAATGTAAAATTGTATAATTAACTAAACattaatcaaatcaaagtattaCACATATTTTTAAATAGCATCTGTGTAACATACCGTACGTATTCTGACTCAATAATATGGACATccaatccatcaccaataagaCTTATCCAAAATCCGCCGATAGGGTTCGGCACGTGATCCCCATTAGTCCCCCTGCtcgttcttttgtttttatccatcccactgaaaaaaaaaaaaggttccaAACGCAAAGGCCATgcctttaattattatttttccttaTCCCAAATCCAAGAAAATCCcaagctctcactctctctctctctcccctctctggAAGGAAGCCTAATTTTCCCATTAGTTTATGTAATCATGAAGCAGATTAACTACGCCATTGACAATATTAATACAACCTTTATATTCTGCCCAATGGGTTGCTTTCTCTTCCCAAATTGCAGCTGGGAACCGCCAGATTTCCATGAATATTTTAATTGGAAGGGGAAGTGAGAGATGGTGATCGTTGCTATTTATGGCTGTCATCAACTAACTCCATTTACCCATTTGGAAAGGTAACCCAAAATACTCATCCAATCACTCCCCATCCCCCCACCAAGTTTGGTAGCTTTTTCGAGCTGCAGAAACTCCATCTTGGATccattgttttgtgtttttggagtGGACCCAATCTCCTAATTTTTGCTTTTCTCTGTAAAACTGTactatttttgttattattttattaaaggcGGTTCCTTTGTGCACTAACAGTCGAGTCCTGCTGCTGGGATTGGAGTCCCAGTCCACGGACAGATGGGGATGGGACTAAAAGTTGGAGACTTTAGTGGGCATTTTTTAAATTCAGTAACTGTTTTTTAGTAACCCCAAGTTTTTGTTTGCCGATTTGGGTTTTCTATAAGTTGGGTTTGCATCTGAGAGACTTAGTTGAGTTCTGCTTGCTTGTACTGCAGCTGAAGAAAGGTTAGGctgttttcatttctttttatttgtttatagcAGCAAATATGTAGTTCTGATCACTTATATGAAGATGGGTGTTTTTCCTTTTGATCTAGAATTTTTGTTGACCCtagtctttcatttttttttttaattttatatacgAACGATATTCTACTTTAAATTAATCTAACTCGAACTCAAGATCATAGGGATTTAACTCATATTCTTGATTTAGTTACTTTGGCTTCTTCAATTACTAGTTGTTCCAATCTTTTTCTTACCTGGGTTTGGTTTAATTAAGTAATTGGTTTTTAGTTATTTGTTCAAGATATCAGATCAACTTGAAGTTGAGTAATTGTTCTACTTTCACTGAAGTTTCTGTTGTAATTAGTTTCACTTGTTTCtgttagtttttgtaaatgCTAAAGACGTTTGTGTTTTTACTGTTTTGGGAAGAAATAGTTGTGTTCTTGGTGATAAGTTTTCATATGTTAAAATGTTGATGTAGTCCTGTAAAAATACTGGTATTTTCAGCATCATTAAGCTTATTAGTAGAACAATCCTGAGCTTTGCTACTGATTTTTTACTTTCTAGTATTACAATGATCCGAACAGCGATTGCTATGATGAAAATAAACTCAACGATAACCACAACCagattaattttattttccgtTCGCAGTTTGTGTGagaatgtcttcttcaaggccTAGCAACTCGTCCAGCAATTCAGGGCGGTCTAGACACAGTGCTAGAATTATTGCTCAGACAACTGTTGATGCAAAGCTGCATGCGGATTTTGAGGAGTCGGGTAGTTCCTTTGACTACTCGAGCTCAGTGCGTGTTGGTAGTTCAGTTGGCGGGGATCAACAGCCTAGGTCCGACAAAGTGACCACTGCTTATCTCCATCACATACAGAAAGGCAAGACGATCCAACCGTTTGGATGCTTGCTAGCCTTAGATGAGAAGACTTTCAAGGTCATTGCTTACAGTGCGAATGCCCCTGAAATGCTGACTACGGTCAGCCATGCAGTCCCAAGTGTCGGGGACTCCCCTGTTCTTGGCATAGGAACAGATATTAGAACAATTTTCACTGCACCTAGTGCCTCTGCACTGCATAAGGCCCTAGGATTTGGAGAGGTTTCTCTCTTAAATCCCATCTTAGTCCATTGCAAGACCTCTGGCAAGCCTTTCTATGCAATAACCCATCGAGTAACGGGCAATTTGATCATTGACTTTGAGCCGGTGAAGCCTTACGAAGTCCCTATGACTGCTGCCGGGGCCCTGCAATCGTACAAGCTTGCGGCCAAAGCAATTGCCAGATTGCAGTCTTTGCCTAGTGGGAGCATGGAGAGGCTTTGTGATACAATGGTACAAGAGGTTTTTGAACTCACTGGTTATGACAGGGTGATGGCCTATAAATTTCATGACGATGATCATGGAGAAGTGGTCTCTGAGCTTACGAAGCCTGGCCTGGAGCCATATCTAGGTTTGCATTATCCATCCACTGACATCCCACAGGCTTCACGGTTCCTATTTATGAAGAATAAGGTCCGCATGATTGTCGATTGTTGTGCGAAACATGTGAAGGTTTTTCAAGATGAGAAGCTTCCGCTGGATCTCACATTGTGCGGTTCAACCCTGAGAGCCCCACACAGTTGCCATTTAGAATACATGAAGAATATGAATTCCATTGCATCTCTTGTTATGGCAGTAGTTGTTAATGAGGGGGATGACGAGGTTACCGATCCTGATTCTGTTCcacctcaaaaaaaaaagagacttTGGGGTTTGGTAGTATGCCATAATACAAGTCCAAGATTTGTTCCTTTCCCTCTCAGGTATGCCTGTGAGTTTTTAACTCAAGTGTTTGCCATCCATGTCAATAAGGAAATAGAGTTGGAAGAACAGATGGTTGAGAAGAACATCTTGCGTACTCAAACGCTGTTGTGTGATATGCTGTTACGAGATGCACCCTTGGGTATTATGTCACAGAGCCCTAATATCATGGATCTAGTGAAATGTGATGGAGCTGCCCTATTGTACAAGAACAAGGTATGGAGACTTGGAATGACTCCGAGTGACTTCCAGCTTCATGACATAGCTTCATGGCTCTCCGAGTACCATATGGATTCTACGGGTTTGAGTACAGATAGCTTGTATGATGCAGGATTCCCCGGGGCTCTAGCTCTTGGTGATGTAGTATGTGGAATGGCAGCTGTGTGGTTAACTTCCAAGGACATTCTCTTTTGGTTTCGATCCCACACTGCTGCAGAAATTCGATGGGGTGGTGCAAAACATGAAGCCGGTGAGAAAGATGATGGTTGCAAAATGCACCCTAGATCGTCATTCAAGGCTTTCCTTGAAGTTGTCAAGACGAGGAGCTTGCCTTGGAAGGACTATGAAATGGATGCAATTCATTCTTTGCAGCTTATTCTGAGGAATGCATTCAAAGATGCCGGAACCACCTTGGAAGCAAACACGAAAGCAATCAATGTAAGGCTTAGTGACCTAAAACTTGAAGGGATGCAAGAACTGGAAGCTGTGACGAGTGAGATGGTCCGTTTGATTGAAACAGCGACGGTTCCCATTTTGGCTGTTGATGTTCATGGGCTGGTTAATGGGTGGAATACAAAAATTGGCGAGTTAACTGGTCTTCCTGTTGACAAAGCAATCGGAAAGCATTTGCTCTCACTCGTGGAAGATTCTTCGACTGACACAGTGAAAAAGATGTTGAACTCGGCATTGCATGGTATGTCACTCATTACTCTATTTGACATTTTAGGCATTTTAGATTTTCAAATATTACTAGAAATAGCCATATGCTTGTATGGCTGTGGACGATGTTTTCAATTGTAGTCTTCTGTTTGTATTAAACTCGTCCTCTTTTTTCTCTTCTGATCAGGCAAAGAGGAACAAAACATCCAATTCGAGATAAAAACACATGGTTCTAGGGCTGACCTTGGTCCCATCAGCTTGGTTGTGAATGCTTGTGCAAGCAGAGACATTCGGGAAAATGTTGTGGGGGTGTGTTTTGTGGCACAAGATATCACTGGTCAGAAGAATGTGATGGACAGATTCACCCGGATTGAAGGTGATTACAAAGCAATTGTACAAAACCCTAACCCCTTGATCCCCCCAATATTTGGTGCAGATGAATTTGGCTGGTGTTCTGAGTGGAATTCAGCAATGACGAAGTTAACAGGATGGAAACGAGAGGAGGTAATGGATAAAATGCTTCTGGGAGAGGTTTTTGGGATCCACATGGCATGTTGTCCTCTCAAAAGCCAGGAATCTTTTGTAAATCTTGGTGTTGTCCTTAACCATGCCATGACAGGTCAGGTGTCCGAAAAGGTTCCCTTTGGTTTCTGTGCTCGCAATGGAAAGTACATAGAATGCCTGCTGTGTGTGAGTAAGAAATTGGACAGCGAAGGCTCGGTCACTGGGGTCTTTTGCTTCTTGCAGCTTGCTAGCCCAGAGCTGCAACAAGCACTTCACATCCAGCGCTTATCAGAACAAACTGCAGTGAAGAGATCGAAAGAATTGTCTTATATTAGAAGGCAGATCCGGAATCCTTTAGCCGGTATAATTTTTTCTTGGAAAATGATGGAGGATACTGAGTTGGGAGAAGAACAACAACAGCTTCTGCATACGAGCGCCCAGTGCCAGAACCAGCTCAACAAAATACTGGATGACTCGGATCTTGATACCATCATTGACGGGTATGATAAAGTCCAGTCGTTAAACACTGATTTTTTTTCACCTCGCTGTTTATCTTTCGTCTACATTTTTTACCTCATGTGAAGACAGTTCCCTCATAAAATTCTTGACTGCCTTCATCTTTATCAAGTCCTCAGCTACAAGGAATGAGATAATTAGTTTAGGTTACATAGAATGGTAGATTAAATGTGAACTTGTTCTTTTCTGTAGATGCTattgattttgtttattttgactggTTGTTATGTTTCTGTGTTTTTCTGATCCCTCGACAGCTACTTGGACCTGGAAATGGTTGAGTTCGCATTGCATGACGTACTGAATGCCGCTGTCAGTCAAGTCATGATGAAGATCAATGCCAAGAGCATCCGTGTTGTCCAAGATGCAGCGGAAGAGATCATGACTCAGACTTTATATGGGGATAGTCTTAGGCTTCAACAAGTCGTAGCTGATTTCTTAGCCGTATCAATTAGTTTTGTGCCAACTGGAGGCCAGCTTACTATCGAAGCTAATTTGACTGAAGATCAGTTAGGACAGTCCGTTCATCTCGTGCATTTGGAGCTCAGGTACAGCTTGGCAATTGAATTCATAACATTGATGTCTAATAGATATTGATTACTTACTATGGATTTCATGTATAATTCGGTTGCTTGGATTACAAGTTAAGCAATTCGCACGAGATGCTGATTTGATATTTTGGATCAGGATCACACACGCCGGTGGTGGGATTCCAGAAGCATTGCTGAACCAGATGTTTGGAAATGACGGAGACATATCTGAGGAGGGCATTAGCCTGCTCGTCAGCAGCAAACTGGTGAAGCTCATGAATGGAGACGTTCGTTATCTTAGGGAAGAAGGCAagtcaaccttcatgatatccGTGGAACTCGCGGCTGCATACAAGGTGAAGCCCTAAGACAAATTTCAACAGCAAAAGACACAGATCCTCAAGTATACATACAGCCAGCCTAAAGGCGCGAGAGTTGAACGTTGTATCTTTGACATGCCTTGTAGTTTCAAATAACATCCTTTTTCCGTTGGACCACGGTTTAACCTGTAAATGCGCATGTCTGTCTCGTGTTCTTTAAGTGGTCTTTGGCTTGTGACGGATTTTGCAGAACTTGAGAGCAATGTGTGAAGAATAATTGAAAGAGAAAATGGTGAAAGATTTTGCAATTTCTGCTGAGGATGAAGTTTGTAATTGTCCGTAATTTAATGTTTTTGGCTTTGTTTTAGCTTAAGTAATAAAGGGACTTTGGTCACGGCTCATCCTGGATTCGATGTCCGAAGCTGGTAAACATCACGATGGTGGCataaaaaaactgaaatgtTTTTGTGAGTCTTCCAAACCTCTAGAAAAGTAGACTGTTGTGGTTTTATCACTAGTTAATCccagttttaaagaaaaataaaataaaagacatTGATCGTTCAAATGATtagattgtttttattgatcTCAACAAGTGAAAATATTTAAATGGTGGAAAAATTGGGAAAATCTAGTATTGAAGGAAACAAATTTGCTTAAATCCCAAGCATGTAGCACTATAGTCCACTCATAAAGTAAGAATTAATTCCATTTTAAACTTACAGTAGGCGTAATCACATTAGTTGAAATAAATGTGCTCTTCATATTTGACCATTCATTTTAAATAGAGTTATCTATGGCTTCACTTCTCCTTCGTCTATTTTCACtcttatttttctctttattaaaatgaaaaacgagcaaaaaaaaaaaagtatggaaaaacaaaaatatgagtGTAGATATCACCGccttcctaaaccctaaaccatcTCTCAACCACCCACCCACTATTA encodes:
- the LOC103433816 gene encoding phytochrome A-2, whose protein sequence is MSSSRPSNSSSNSGRSRHSARIIAQTTVDAKLHADFEESGSSFDYSSSVRVGSSVGGDQQPRSDKVTTAYLHHIQKGKTIQPFGCLLALDEKTFKVIAYSANAPEMLTTVSHAVPSVGDSPVLGIGTDIRTIFTAPSASALHKALGFGEVSLLNPILVHCKTSGKPFYAITHRVTGNLIIDFEPVKPYEVPMTAAGALQSYKLAAKAIARLQSLPSGSMERLCDTMVQEVFELTGYDRVMAYKFHDDDHGEVVSELTKPGLEPYLGLHYPSTDIPQASRFLFMKNKVRMIVDCCAKHVKVFQDEKLPLDLTLCGSTLRAPHSCHLEYMKNMNSIASLVMAVVVNEGDDEVTDPDSVPPQKKKRLWGLVVCHNTSPRFVPFPLRYACEFLTQVFAIHVNKEIELEEQMVEKNILRTQTLLCDMLLRDAPLGIMSQSPNIMDLVKCDGAALLYKNKVWRLGMTPSDFQLHDIASWLSEYHMDSTGLSTDSLYDAGFPGALALGDVVCGMAAVWLTSKDILFWFRSHTAAEIRWGGAKHEAGEKDDGCKMHPRSSFKAFLEVVKTRSLPWKDYEMDAIHSLQLILRNAFKDAGTTLEANTKAINVRLSDLKLEGMQELEAVTSEMVRLIETATVPILAVDVHGLVNGWNTKIGELTGLPVDKAIGKHLLSLVEDSSTDTVKKMLNSALHGKEEQNIQFEIKTHGSRADLGPISLVVNACASRDIRENVVGVCFVAQDITGQKNVMDRFTRIEGDYKAIVQNPNPLIPPIFGADEFGWCSEWNSAMTKLTGWKREEVMDKMLLGEVFGIHMACCPLKSQESFVNLGVVLNHAMTGQVSEKVPFGFCARNGKYIECLLCVSKKLDSEGSVTGVFCFLQLASPELQQALHIQRLSEQTAVKRSKELSYIRRQIRNPLAGIIFSWKMMEDTELGEEQQQLLHTSAQCQNQLNKILDDSDLDTIIDGYLDLEMVEFALHDVLNAAVSQVMMKINAKSIRVVQDAAEEIMTQTLYGDSLRLQQVVADFLAVSISFVPTGGQLTIEANLTEDQLGQSVHLVHLELRITHAGGGIPEALLNQMFGNDGDISEEGISLLVSSKLVKLMNGDVRYLREEGKSTFMISVELAAAYKVKP